A single region of the Halichondria panicea chromosome 10, odHalPani1.1, whole genome shotgun sequence genome encodes:
- the LOC135343397 gene encoding uncharacterized protein LOC135343397 isoform X1 — translation MRVCLIIIAVVALPFSCEAVIDWRCSSPVNNVSYFPDIPASAGNIEPLEQSIQRSLYVYPIPGPISCNATVLGVQYCYQQTGTEEDTIFTLLILQMDSKFSTNVRVLKNIPIPAPKGICASQACCDTFTFDESKHFLLPTQGFGIGLETQNFANLWGFHNTQVQYYACRYLVQSAGLNLTVGSTISIQSTLSSENTLRIVRLIVGNGGERSTDPPLTTTDPPLTTTDLPTTDSSMTNDQTTPQMSTDFTSPTEIPTSLLIVVLVTITLAAVLFTSCVALMIIACVYVEMKRDGKKETTPKNCDQMVMPVTFAECIQYAQLRCFNGFTKPTSDTINASWNVAYGQIRHLE, via the exons ATGAGAGTCTGTCTTATTATAATTGCAG TTGTAGCTCTGCCTTTCTCCTGTGAGGCAGTGATTGATTGGAGATGCTCTTCCCCTGTCAACAATGTCTCCTACTTTCCAGATATACCAGCAAGCGCTGGAAACATAGAACCATTGGAGCAAAGCATCCAACGCTCACTCTATGTCTACCCCATACCTGGACCTATCAGTTGTAATGCAACAGTGCTTGGTGTGCAGTACTGCTACCAGCAAACGGGAACTGAAGAGGATACCATTTTCACATTACTCATTTTACAAATGGATTCCAAGTTCTCCACGAATGTAAGAGTGCTCAAAAACATACCCATTCCTGCGCCAAAAGGCATTTGTGCAAGTCAAGCTTGCTGTGATACTTTTACGTTCGATGAAAGCAAACATTTTCTGCTACCCACACAAGGATTTGGCATTGGCTTAGAAACTCAGAATTTTGCCAATCTTTGGGGATTTCATAACACACAAGTCCAGtactatgcatgcagataCTTAGTCCAAAGTGCAGGGCTTAATTTGACTGTCGGTTCTACTATTTCCATCCAATCCACTCTAAGCAGTGAGAATACGCTCAGGATTGTGAGGTTAATAGTTG gtAATGGAGGTGAGCGATCGACTGATCCACCCTTGACTACAACTGATCCACCTTTGACTACAACTGATCTACCCACAACTGATTCTTCAATGACTAATGATCAAACTACCCCACAAATGTCAACTGATTTTACCTCACCAACAGAGATACCAACTTCTTTACTAATCGTTGTGTTGGTTACCATCACATTGGCTGCTGTTCTGTTTACTAGCTGTGTTGCTTTGATGATTATTGCCTGCGTGTATGTGGAGATGAAGAGAGACGGGAAAAAGGAGACAACTCCAAAAAATTGTGATCAGATGGTCATGCCGGTCACGTTCGCTGAGTGCATACAATACGCTCAATTAAG ATGCTTCAATGGCTTCACAAAACCCACTTCGGACACAATCAATGCGTCTTGGAACGTAGCCTATGGGCAAATCAGACATTTGGAGTAG
- the LOC135343395 gene encoding uncharacterized protein LOC135343395 gives MQLYIKTQPTSKLSVDYHLEPSILPLEIEENDTIECIKAIILGKTGIPSQLQVIYFDAEILQNERTLHSYSITNECTLLLLFTAEIFPLRLRPAFVRKTIYIEAFEDDKIMDIKTLVLKEEHIPLQPTHLLLNGRELESDKKLSEYAIHSGTKLSLAMKLVTKEINVTGKQLYHTENNFFTFQYVSRKDAFRFTIAKTTAKENLKNLISSKTGIPKGQICFFYNGFDLDEIHAYCETEIILKCVRREPDLMRIVVNFSQPFKHSESRISLHPLVNRHNSLEEIDKVLVHKLSSVGYISDDYIPSIRSDFKATDYKGAPLTSETLTMLYPRQNKSLIDYEVTEGSELFYYANVRGGGIPVYIALGSTTTNYYVREDETVNGLKHKIEKKQGFPIARQQLAYEGGLLDDAMKINEYNIGGNSVIQLLLKPQKGAFEISAYLPTGRVLRADVSPDDTIARCKKRIAEEEKLDPDSFNLVYLKRRKLSESGTVYENSIRSGTLIHVVSKSGTIKINVHSVDHKILGTVYTNDDETVLSLKVRIHMEIPGVPLPGMQRILQGDTLLNESMLLKHCFIKDDGSLTVSTLKKLFIATPNGSTIKVKVYQDEKIWSVMKCIERETQIKFENQQLTYQDKILKNEQIIASCNFAVDPMLQLNISEHPMSKDCTTISFTANNSAPHDTQAIPSVIVKQGEDVIDSLRIQYELTYSNLDAEIETQDMPYLAKYFDNDRKYFELLGLNPSEQNDIKLRTATYDTRTAMIQALELWKKHNPYAATHRKLIKMFIEMDNREGADGVCIYLRDKSGIRHIQNVSYNKKAELEKIHEKFK, from the exons ATGCAGCTCTACATAAAAACACAGCCCACATCCAAGTTGTCAGTCGATTATCATCTGGAACCCAGTATTTTGCCACTTGAAATTGAGGAGAATGACACAATTGAGTGTATTAAAGCAATAATTCTTGGGAAAACGGGAATCCCTTCTCAGCTTCAAGTCATCTACTTTGATGCAGAAATATTGCAGAATGAGAGGACATTGCACTCCTACAGCATAACAAATGAATGTACACTGCTGCTACTGTTTACAGCTGAAATATTCCCACTTCGACTGAGGCCAGCTTTTGTGAGAAAAACAATTTATATCGAAGCATTTGAAGATGACAAAATTATGGACATAAAAACACTTGTTTTGAAAGAAGAGCACATTCCATTGCAGCCAACACACCTTTTACTGAATGGTCGAGAATTAGAGAGTGACAAAAAACTGAGTGAATACGCTATTCACAGTGGGACAAAGCTCTCTTTGGCAATGAAACTTGTCACCAAAGAAATTAATGTCACAGGAAAGCAGCTATATCATACggaaaataatttttttacatTTCAATACGTCTCAAGGAAAGATGCATTTCGATTCACAATAGCAAAAACGACAGCCAAAGAAAATCTTAAGAATTTAATCAGCTCGAAAACAGGCATCCCAAAAGGTCAGATATGCTTTTTCTATAATGGTTTTGATTTAGACGAAATTCACGCGTATTGTGAAACTGAAATAATATTAAAATGTGTAAGAAGAGAACCAGACTTAATGAGGATTGTCGTAAACTTTAGTCAACCATTCAAACACAGTGAGTCAAGGATAAGCTTGCACCCATTGGTCAATCGACACAATAGTCTTGAAGAAATAGACAAAGTGTTAGTACACAAATTGAGCTCAGTGGGCTATATTTCAGATGACTACATACCATCAATTCGGTCTGATTTTAAAGCGACAGATTACAAAGGTGCCCCTCTGACAAGTGAAACACTTACAATGCTGTATCCTAGACAGAATAAATCACTCATTGATTACGAAGTGACTGAAGGTTCTGAACTATTTTATTATGCCAATGTGCGGGGTGGAGGAATtcctgtatatatagcactCGGATCTACAACGACAAATTATTATGTGCGTGAAGATGAAACTGTAAATGGCTTGAAACATAAAATTGAAAAAAAACAAGGTTTTCCAATAGCTAGACAGCAGCTTGCATATGAAGGAGGTCTTCTTGATGATGCAATGAAAATAAACGAATACAATATCGGTGGAAATAGCGTaattcaattattgctgaagcCCCAGAAGGGAGCTTTCGAAATCAGTGCATATTTGCCAACAGGAAGAGTGTTACGTGCAGATGTTAGCCCAGATGACACAATTGCAAGGTGTAAGAAGCGAATTGCAGAAGAAGAAAAATTAGACCCTGATAGCTTTAATTTGGTTTACTTAAAACGAAGAAAACTAAGTGAATCAGGAACCGTTTACGAGAATAGTATTCGATCAGGCACTCTCATACACGTAGTGTCTAAAAGTGGAACAATCAAAATTAACGTTCATTCTGTAGATCACAAAATATTAGGAACAGTATACACAAATGACGACGAAACAGTATTGTCACTCAAAGTACGGATACACATGGAAATCCCTGGAGTTCCCCTCCCAGGTATGCAACGAATATTACAAGGAGATACACTTTTAAATGAGAGTATGCTGCTGAAACACTGCTTCATAAAAGATGATGGCAGTTTAACAGTAAGCACATTAAAGAAATTGTTTATTGCAACACCTAATGGAAGCACTATCAAAGTTAAAGTTTATCAGGACGAAAAAATTTGGTCTGTTATGAAATGTATTGAAAGGGAAACCCAAATTAAATTTGAAAATCAACAACTAACTTATCAAGATAAGATTCTCAAGAATGAGCAAATCATTGCAAGCTGTAACTTTGCTGTGGATCCAATGCTACAACTAA ATATTTCTGAGCATCCAATGTCTAAAGATTGTACTACAATCAGTTTTACGGCTAACAACAGTGCACCACACGACACACAAGCAATACCCTCTGTGATTGTGAAACAAGGAGAGGATGTTATAGACTCATTACGGATACAGTATGAGCTCACATACAGTAATCTGGATGCGGAAATTGAAACACAAGACATGCCCTACTTGGCCAAATATTTCGACAACGATCGGAAGTATTTTGAACTATTAGGGCTGAACCCGTCAGAGCAGAACGACATTAAATTACGCACAGCAACCTATGATACACGAACAGCAATGATACAAGCTCTAGAACTTTGGAAGAAACATAATCCTTATGCCGCTACACACAGAAAACTAATCAAGATGTTTATAGAAATGGACAACAGAGAAGGAGCTGATGGAGTATGCATATATTTGCGGGATAAAAGTGGAATTAGACATATTCAAAATGTATCTTACAACAAAAAGGCTGAACTGGAGAAAATACATGAAAAATTTAAATAG
- the LOC135343396 gene encoding anaphase-promoting complex subunit 2-like encodes MLHVKRPLPKTCTSREMEISRTHQVLSAVCSQPTSNETVIELLQEHFRIRLCSEVLPSVWKKIADHKEPESCVEQFHCALCELQTAWDELLATTPGVREAHSEQRASLMRVLHTSLAITHPPSLHTAVVNVCQHSIRTWNKRCNDADVSMDTDSPDDFWSQFTLLVSVMRALGVVSFFMEHSVGSVVRKEVVGVVKEECSGEFESPLIEELVTSVQERITNWVAQIYGGEEDKTYWMPHVEYLTYKSFGELRISELFDILVDFPDSEAALHDLRACLGKVNLRTNLIASLKTAFEQRLLHPGVDTADIITQYVSAIKGLRILDPSGVVLEQVCDPVRRYLRTRENTVRTIVASLIDDSEIADELVVGEPVLVDLNEESDGEEGDYESWQPDPIDADPTKTSRSRQTSDIISLLVNIYGSREMFVNEYRNLLADRLLQNTGYNTSREVRNLELLKLRFGESNLHFCEVMVKDIADSKRINAYVHTKLQKEKEGQEAEAVSGSEFNAFILSHVFWPTFREEKLKIPDFAQKQLEKYCELYKGLKGMRTLEWKSHLGLVDVELQLEDRELSLCVSPFRASIIYRFGEKSKWTVDALSIVLEAQPSAVRRHLGFWVSQGVLREKPTDTFIVIERQQKGTATSSRDMEDDDESATVSAEDQRENEFQVYWAYIVGMLKSLGKMNIDKIHSTLRMFAMQGDGSQECSQTQLKVFLDRKVKDQELCMSAGLYHLP; translated from the exons atgctacatgTGAAACGACCATTACCTAAAACTTGTACCAGTAGGGAGATGGAGATATCTCGCACTCATCAAGTGCTCAGTGCAGTATGCAGTCAGCCTACAAGCAATGAGACAGTGATAGAGCTACTGCAAG AGCATTTTAGAATCAGACTCTGCAGTGAGGTACTCCCATCAGTGTGGAAGAAAATAGCAGATCATAAG GAGCCTGAGAGTTGTGTGGAGCAGTTCCATTGTGCACTGTGTGAGCTGCAGACTGCCTGGGATGAGTTGTTAGCCACTACACCTGGAGTGAGGGAGGCCCACTCAGAGCAGAGAGCAAG TCTGATGAGAGTACTGCACACTTCCCTGGCCATCACTCACCCTCCCTCCCTGCACACAGCTGTAGTCAACGTCTGTCAGCATTCTATCAGGACATGGAACAAGAGATGCAATgatg CCGATGTTTCCATGGATACAGACAGCCCTGATGATTTCTGGTCCCAGTTCACACTCCTAGTGTCAGTGATGAGGGCGTTGGGAGTCGTGTCATTCTTCATGGAGCATTCCGTGGGGAGTGTGGTTAGGAAAGAG gtggtgggtgtggttaaggAGGAGTGTTCGGGGGAGTTTGAGAGCCCACTGATAGAGGAACTAGTCACTTCAGTGCAGGAGAGGATCACTAACTGGGTCGCTCAGATCTATG GAGGGGAAGAGGACAAGACGTACTGGATGCCTCACGTTGAGTACCTCACCTACAAGAGTTTCGGAGAACTGAG GATCAGTGAACTGTTTGACATTCTAGTGGACTTTCCAGACTCTGAGGCTGCACTACACGACCTCAGGGCATGTCTGGGCAAAGTCAACCTCAGGACCAACCTCATAGCCAGCCTCAAGACAGCGTTTGAGCAACGGCTACTGCACCCTGGAGTTGACACTGCTGACATCATCACTCAGTATGTGTCCGCTATCAAG GGTCTGCGTATCCTAGACCCGAGTGGTGTGGTGTTGGAGCAGGTGTGTGACCCAGTGAGGAGGTATCTGCGTACGAGGGAGAACACTGTACGCACCATCGTGGCTAGTCTCATTGACGACAGTGAGATTGCCGAT GAGCTGGTGGTGGGTGAGCCGGTACTGGTGGACCTGAACGAGGAGAGTGACGGGGAAGAGGGAGACTACGAGTCATGGCAACCTGATCCCATTGATGCTGACCCCA CTAAGACCTCAAGAAGCAGGCAGACTTCAGACATTATCAG TTTGCTGGTGAACATCTACGGGAGTCGTGAGATGTTTGTTAACGAGTATCGTAACCTCCTAGCAGACAGGCTCCTGCAGAACACCGGCTACAACACATCTAGAGAG GTACGCAATCTAGAGTTGCTGAAGCTGCGCTTTGGAGAGTCTAACCTCCACTTCTGTGAGGTGATGGTCAAGGACATTGCAGACTCTAAGAGGATCAATGCGTACGTCCacacaaagttacaaaaagaaaaagaaggg caagaagctgaagctGTCAGTGGTTCTGAGTTCAATGCTTTCATCCTCTCCCATGTGTTCTGGCCCACTTTCAGAGAGGAAAAGCTCAAAATTCCTGACTTTGCACAAAA GCAGCTGGAGAAGTACTGTGAGCTGTACAAAGGCCTCAAGGGCATGAGAACATTGGAGTGGAAATCACACCTTGGTCTTGTCGAC GTTGAGCTTCAGCTAGAAGACAGGGAGCTATCCTTGTGTGTATCTCCTTTCAGGGCATCTATTATCTACAGATTTGGAGAAAAAA GCAAATGGACAGTTGATGCTCTTAGCATTGTCCTAGAGGCCCAGCCAAGTGCTGTAAGGAGACATCTCGGCTTCTGGGTGAGCCAAGGAGTGCTTAGGGAGAAGCCAACTGACACGTTCATTGTCATAGAGCGGCAGCAAAAAGGAACAGCTACAAGCAGTCGAG ATATGGAAGATGATGATGAGTCAGCAACAGTGTCGGCTGAGGACCAGAGGGAGAACGAGTTCCAG GTGTACTGGGCATACATTGTGGGCATGCTTAAGAGTCTTGGGAAAATGAACATTGACAAGATCCACTCTACTCTGAGGATGTTTGCCATGCAGGGAGACGGTAGTCAAGAGTGCTCACAG ACCCAGTTAAAGGTGTTCCTTGATCGCAAGGTGAAGGATCAGGAACTGTGTATGTCTGCTGGACTGTACCATCTACCATGA